In Labilibaculum sp. DW002, a single window of DNA contains:
- a CDS encoding acyl-CoA thioesterase yields the protein MIDYSMTVEMDISIKAYDIDAMGIVSNITYIRWFEDLRHLFLDKRYSYEEMIATGISPILVKTEVNYKVPLTIHDKPKGYCTIKNLGSSKWEMEFEIKSDDVLHCKGKQVGCFYNLEKKRPSLVPERLLEAYEKAKEYSLVE from the coding sequence ATGATAGATTATTCAATGACAGTTGAAATGGACATAAGCATAAAAGCTTATGACATTGATGCGATGGGAATTGTGAGTAATATAACTTACATCCGCTGGTTCGAAGATTTACGTCATCTATTCCTTGACAAGCGTTATTCTTACGAAGAGATGATTGCAACAGGGATCTCCCCTATTCTAGTCAAAACTGAAGTTAACTACAAAGTACCGCTTACAATACATGATAAACCCAAAGGCTATTGTACCATTAAAAACTTAGGATCGAGTAAATGGGAAATGGAATTTGAGATTAAATCTGATGACGTACTTCATTGTAAAGGAAAGCAAGTTGGTTGCTTTTATAACCTTGAAAAGAAAAGGCCATCTCTTGTTCCAGAAAGATTATTAGAGGCTTACGAAAAAGCCAAAGAATATAGTTTGGTAGAATAA
- a CDS encoding DUF1697 domain-containing protein: MNKKIKYISLLRGINVGGKRKILMADLKNLYTKLGFTNCTSYIQSGNVIFEYKEQPASELANKIEEAVKKEYGFDVPVIVITTNELQEAIQINPYTETKGIESICLTFLNKKPEADLINKISNLNFSPDEFQIKNQNVFIFCPGPYHKTKLSNQFFESKLEVRTTTRNWKTVLKLLELSE; the protein is encoded by the coding sequence ATGAATAAAAAGATTAAATACATATCCCTCCTAAGAGGAATTAATGTTGGTGGAAAACGCAAGATTCTAATGGCTGATTTAAAAAATCTGTATACCAAGTTAGGCTTTACCAATTGCACCAGTTATATACAAAGTGGTAATGTAATTTTCGAATACAAAGAACAGCCTGCATCTGAATTAGCGAATAAAATAGAAGAAGCTGTAAAAAAAGAATATGGTTTTGATGTTCCCGTAATTGTAATAACAACAAATGAACTTCAAGAAGCAATTCAGATTAATCCATATACCGAAACGAAGGGTATTGAAAGCATTTGCCTCACCTTTCTAAACAAAAAACCAGAAGCAGACTTGATTAATAAAATCAGCAATTTGAATTTCTCTCCTGATGAATTTCAAATTAAAAATCAAAATGTGTTTATTTTTTGTCCAGGTCCTTATCACAAAACCAAATTAAGCAATCAGTTCTTTGAATCGAAGCTAGAAGTTCGTACAACTACGCGTAATTGGAAAACAGTTTTAAAACTTTTAGAATTATCCGAATAA
- a CDS encoding GNAT family N-acetyltransferase yields the protein MASITSLKNENPDAIYEAFAQAFNDYEIQLSKEEFFRMMSRRGFDPSLSFAAYENDKIVAFTLNGIGEFKGIKTAYDTGTGTIKEYRGKGLASEIFKYSIPYLKSSEIEQYLLEVLQHNEKAVSIYKKLGFEVSREFNYFVKDNSELQFGAKQLNQGYQVIDIDLNNTNLMLEFCDFNPSWQNSFEAISRNPLDFKAIGITDSESLIGYCIFEPNSGDISQIAVDRRHRRKGVGNHLLSQILKNNKHNSIKIINTDVSCTSITNFLKANFIDPIGKQFEMIKKL from the coding sequence ATGGCGAGTATTACATCTCTTAAAAATGAAAACCCAGATGCTATATACGAAGCATTTGCACAAGCCTTTAACGATTACGAAATTCAGCTAAGCAAAGAAGAATTCTTTCGCATGATGAGCAGAAGAGGCTTTGATCCATCACTTTCTTTTGCCGCCTATGAAAATGATAAAATTGTAGCTTTCACCTTAAACGGAATTGGAGAATTTAAGGGCATTAAAACTGCCTACGATACAGGAACTGGGACAATAAAAGAGTATCGTGGAAAAGGTCTTGCATCTGAAATATTTAAGTATTCCATCCCATATCTAAAAAGTTCAGAAATTGAACAATACTTACTGGAAGTATTGCAACACAATGAAAAAGCCGTTTCTATATATAAAAAATTGGGATTCGAAGTGAGTCGAGAATTTAACTACTTTGTGAAGGACAATTCTGAGTTGCAATTTGGCGCCAAGCAATTAAACCAGGGATATCAAGTAATTGACATTGATCTAAATAACACCAATTTAATGCTAGAATTTTGCGATTTCAATCCTTCTTGGCAAAATAGCTTTGAAGCAATATCCCGAAATCCATTAGATTTTAAAGCCATAGGTATTACCGACTCAGAAAGTTTAATCGGCTATTGTATTTTTGAGCCAAATTCTGGAGATATAAGCCAAATTGCTGTCGATAGAAGACATAGAAGAAAAGGAGTTGGAAACCATTTACTTTCCCAAATTCTAAAAAATAATAAACACAATTCCATTAAAATTATCAATACAGACGTAAGCTGTACCTCT